One window of the candidate division WOR-3 bacterium genome contains the following:
- the carA gene encoding glutamine-hydrolyzing carbamoyl-phosphate synthase small subunit — MKQGILILEDGTIVQGNGLGPDKFVYGELVFNTAMTGYEEAFTDPSYEGQILLMTYPLIGNYGFKFKHQESDSPKIRGLVIKEPAFFSTNTRKIEDYLEENNLPCIWGIDTRRLTLKLRYYGTMKAILSVSKGNINIEKLTRKIKNMSHPHSENLVRQVSCKRILFHKCQNKNKVLLIDCGVKKSIINSLLKYSSVIQVPYDADFETIKKLNPDGIVISNGPGNPAHPEIIKTTVKTLKKLIISGYPVFGICLGHQLLGLALGLKTYKLKFGHRGYNHPVQFLENKKIYITSQNHGYAITKESKNKEIIFDWININDRTIEGMRHKSLPIFSVQFHPEASPGPYDTSFLFEKFFKMINAEKKGY, encoded by the coding sequence ATGAAGCAGGGGATATTAATACTTGAAGATGGAACAATAGTTCAAGGCAACGGTCTTGGTCCTGATAAATTTGTTTATGGTGAACTTGTTTTCAATACCGCAATGACCGGATATGAAGAGGCTTTCACTGACCCATCCTATGAAGGTCAGATTTTATTAATGACCTACCCATTGATCGGGAATTATGGATTTAAATTCAAACATCAGGAGTCAGATTCTCCGAAGATTCGCGGGCTCGTAATAAAAGAGCCCGCTTTTTTTTCAACAAATACCAGAAAGATTGAAGATTATCTTGAGGAAAATAATTTACCCTGTATATGGGGTATAGATACACGCAGACTAACGCTTAAATTGAGGTATTATGGAACAATGAAGGCAATACTCTCGGTTTCTAAAGGTAATATCAACATAGAAAAATTGACCAGAAAAATTAAAAATATGTCCCATCCACATTCAGAAAATTTGGTGAGACAGGTTTCTTGCAAAAGAATTCTATTCCACAAATGTCAAAATAAAAATAAAGTTTTGCTCATTGATTGCGGTGTCAAAAAAAGCATTATCAATTCTCTTTTAAAATATTCTTCAGTCATTCAGGTTCCTTATGATGCGGATTTTGAGACAATAAAAAAATTAAATCCCGATGGAATTGTGATTTCAAATGGTCCTGGGAATCCTGCACATCCCGAAATTATAAAGACCACGGTTAAAACACTTAAAAAATTGATAATATCTGGATATCCTGTTTTTGGAATATGTTTGGGACATCAGTTATTAGGGCTTGCATTAGGTTTAAAAACATATAAATTGAAATTTGGACATCGTGGGTATAACCATCCTGTCCAGTTTTTAGAAAACAAAAAGATTTACATTACTTCCCAGAATCATGGTTATGCAATTACTAAGGAAAGTAAAAATAAAGAGATTATCTTTGACTGGATTAATATAAATGATAGAACTATTGAAGGTATGCGACATAAATCTCTCCCAATTTTTTCTGTTCAATTTCATCCTGAAGCATCACCAGGACCTTATGATACTTCATTCCTTTTTGAGAAATTTTTCAAAATGATAAATGCCGAAAAGAAAGGATATTAA